A single region of the Brachypodium distachyon strain Bd21 chromosome 3, Brachypodium_distachyon_v3.0, whole genome shotgun sequence genome encodes:
- the LOC100832790 gene encoding cinnamoyl-CoA reductase 1, translating to MTVVDVVAAAGGAEAGNGSGNGQTVCVTGAGGYIASWLVKLLLEQGYTVKGTVRNPDDPKNAHLRALDGAAERLILCKADLLDADAIRHAVHGCHGVFHTASPVTDDPEQMVEPAVRGTEYVIDAAVEAGTVRRMVLTSSIGAVTMDPNRGPDVVVDESCWSDLDFCKKTRNWYCYGKAVAEQAAWEAARQRGVDLVVVNPVLVIGPLLQPTVNASIAHILKYLDGSASKFANAVQAYVDVRDVADAHLRAFENPLASGRLLCAERVLHREDVVRILSKLFPEYPVPTRCSDEINPRKQPYKMSNQKLRDLGLEFRPVSQSLYETVKSLQEKGHLPVLSEQTEADKEVPAEELQGGVTIRA from the exons ATGACCGTGGTCGATgtcgtcgctgccgccggcggtgccGAGGCCGGGAACGGGAGCGGCAACGGGCAGACGGTGTGCGTGACGGGCGCGGGCGGGTACATCGCGTCGTGGCTCGtcaagctgctgctggagcagGGGTACACTGTCAAGGGCACCGTGAGGAACCCAG ATGACCCGAAGAACGCGCACCTGAGGGCGCtggacggcgcggcggagcggcTGATCCTCTGCAAGGCCGAcctcctcgacgccgacgccaTCCGCCACGCCGTCCACGGCTGCCACGGCGTCTTCCACACCGCGTCACCCGTCACCGACGACCCC GAGCAAATGGTGGAGCCGGCGGTGCGGGGCACGGAGTACGTGATAgacgcggcggtggaggctgGCACGGTGCGGCGGATGGTGCTGACGTCGTCCATCGGCGCCGTCACCATGGACCCCAACCGCGGGCCCGACGTGGTCGTCGACGAGTCCTGCTGGAGCGACCTCGACTTCTGCAAGAAAACTAGA AACTGGTACTGCTACGGGAAGGCGGTGGCGGAGCAGGCGGCgtgggaggcggcgcggcagcgCGGGGTGGACCTGGTGGTGGTGAACCCGGTGCTGGTGATCGgcccgctgctgcagccgaCGGTGAACGCCAGCATCGCCCACATCCTCAAGTACCTCGACGGCTCCGCCTCCAAGTTCGCCAACGCCGTCCAGGCCTACGTCGACGTCCGCGACGTCGCCGACGCCCACCTCCGCGCCTTCGAGAACCCgctcgcctccggccgcctcctctGCGCCGAGCGCGTGCTCCACCGCGAGGACGTCGTCCGCATCCTCTCCAAGCTCTTCCCCGAGTACCCCGTCCCCACAAG GTGCTCTGACGAGATAAACCCAAGGAAGCAACCATACAAGATGTCGAACCAGAAGCTCCGGGACCTCGGGCTCGAGTTCCGGCCAGTGAGCCAGTCGCTTTATGAGACAGTGAAGAGCCTCCAGGAGAAGGGCCATCTGCCTGTGCTCAGCGAGCAGACGGAGGCGGACAAGGAAGTCCCCGCCGAGGAGTTGCAGGGTGGCGTAACCATCCGAGCatga
- the LOC100833101 gene encoding uncharacterized protein LOC100833101, translating to MSTAPNSDSDDHHDAGTIMADVLSKGRESCYKARDAFYACVEKHADKKPTEIATMGLLYPADCKKSRAQYVNSCRPSWVKHFDRQHCAKKRVQRLLDGDDDRRGPMALPQPYTFKQ from the exons ATGTCCACCGCCCCCAACTCCGACTCCGACGACCACCACGACGCCGGAACCATCATGGCCGACGTCCTCTCCAAGGGCCGCGAATCCTGCTACAAG GCCCGAGACGCCTTCTACGCGTGCGTGGAGAAGCACGCGGACAAGAAGCCCACCGAGATCGCCACCATGGGGCTCCTTTACCCCGCCGACTGCAAGAAGTCCCGCGCCCAGTACGTCAACAGCTGCCGCCCCTCCTGG GTGAAGCACTTCGACCGCCAGCACTGCGCCAAGAAGCGCGTGCAGAGGCTGcttgacggcgacgacgaccgcCGGGGCCCCATGGCGCTGCCCCAGCCCTACACGTTCAAGCAATAG